In a genomic window of Streptomyces roseoviridis:
- a CDS encoding GbsR/MarR family transcriptional regulator, whose protein sequence is MTTNDEAVARFVERFAAEMTAAGMQRMASRVFAALLASETGSLTSAELAARLRISPAAVSGAIGYLTQVGMVSREREPGTRRDRYVLHNELWYETFTRRDQVLARWEKVLREGADVLGPDTPAGRRTAETAEFFAFLHDEIAGVMDRWRARKESEAEGSA, encoded by the coding sequence ATGACGACGAACGACGAGGCCGTAGCCCGTTTCGTGGAGCGCTTCGCGGCCGAGATGACCGCCGCCGGCATGCAGCGCATGGCGAGCCGCGTCTTCGCGGCCCTGCTCGCCTCCGAGACCGGTTCCCTGACCTCGGCCGAACTCGCAGCGCGTCTGCGGATCAGCCCGGCCGCCGTCTCCGGTGCGATCGGCTACCTCACCCAGGTCGGCATGGTCAGCCGCGAACGCGAACCCGGCACGCGCCGGGACCGCTACGTGCTCCACAACGAGCTCTGGTACGAGACCTTCACCCGTCGGGACCAGGTCCTCGCCCGCTGGGAGAAGGTCCTCCGCGAGGGCGCCGACGTCCTCGGCCCCGACACTCCCGCCGGCCGCCGCACGGCCGAGACCGCCGAGTTCTTCGCCTTCCTCCACGACGAGATCGCCGGAGTCATGGACCGCTGGCGCGCCCGCAAGGAGAGCGAAGCGGAGGGCTCCGCCTAG
- a CDS encoding diacylglycerol kinase — MSDHDQLLVIIDPVARRMDGESVRIAKDVLSAGAQTKICLPDGPEEFARALARRGSRRPVVLGDDRALLRAVTLLHREREAVCGALSLVPIGSPDRLETARALGVPPGTVAAARAVLDGVVRRLDLLADDSGGVVLDRLDVPASRVLAPAAPTVWNTCRSLVRTLVRPAPTAVADRGHRLRVEADGVLLVDVDEPVEGMTVRALGGAAALTLVPAGAPPVHVTAQTLTVTGPAFRYRSDTTVSVPVRRRTWTVRPGVWGLTLPTAALSSSL; from the coding sequence GTGTCGGATCACGACCAGCTGCTGGTCATCATCGACCCGGTCGCCCGCCGAATGGACGGCGAGTCCGTGCGGATCGCGAAAGATGTGCTGTCCGCGGGGGCGCAGACGAAGATCTGTCTTCCGGACGGTCCCGAGGAATTCGCCCGCGCCCTGGCGCGGCGCGGCTCCCGGCGGCCCGTGGTCCTCGGGGACGACCGTGCGCTGCTGCGCGCGGTGACCCTGCTGCACCGGGAGCGGGAGGCCGTCTGCGGGGCCCTCTCGCTGGTCCCGATCGGCTCCCCCGACCGGCTGGAGACGGCCCGCGCGCTCGGCGTGCCGCCGGGCACGGTCGCCGCCGCCCGGGCGGTCCTGGACGGGGTGGTGCGCCGGCTCGACCTGCTGGCCGACGACAGCGGCGGTGTCGTCCTCGACCGGCTCGACGTCCCCGCCTCCCGGGTCCTCGCCCCCGCCGCGCCCACGGTCTGGAACACCTGCCGCTCGCTGGTGCGCACCCTGGTCCGTCCGGCGCCGACGGCGGTCGCGGACCGCGGGCACCGGCTGCGGGTGGAGGCGGACGGGGTGCTCCTCGTGGACGTGGACGAGCCGGTCGAGGGCATGACGGTCCGCGCCCTCGGCGGTGCGGCGGCCCTCACCCTGGTCCCGGCGGGCGCCCCGCCCGTCCACGTCACCGCCCAGACCCTCACCGTCACCGGCCCGGCCTTCCGCTACCGCTCCGACACGACGGTCTCGGTCCCGGTGCGCCGGCGGACCTGGACGGTGCGGCCGGGGGTGTGGGGACTGACGCTGCCGACGGCCGCCCTGTCGTCGTCCCTCTGA
- a CDS encoding adenylosuccinate synthase: MPALVLLGAQWGDEGKGKATDLLGGSVDYVVRYQGGNNAGHTVVVGDQKYALHLLPSGILSPGCTPVIGNGVVVDPAVLLSELSGLNERGVDTSKLLISGNAHLITPYNVTLDKVTERFLGKRKIGTTGRGIGPTYADKINRVGIRVQDLYDESILTQKVEAALEGKNQLLAKLYNRRAIDAAQIVEEMLQYAEQIKPFVADTTLILNNALDEDKVVLFEGGQGTLLDVDHGTYPFVTSSNPTAGGACTGTGVGPTKISRVIGILKAYTTRVGAGPFPTELFDQDGEDLRRIGGERGVTTGRDRRCGWFDAVIARYATRVNGLTDFFLTKLDVLTGWEQIPVCVAYEIDGKRVEELPYSQTDFHHAKPIYEMLPGWSEDITKAKTFGDLPKNAQAYVKALEEMSGAPISAIGVGPGRTETIEINSFL, from the coding sequence GTGCCCGCACTTGTGCTGCTCGGTGCTCAGTGGGGTGACGAGGGCAAGGGAAAGGCCACCGACCTGCTCGGTGGGTCCGTTGACTACGTGGTGCGTTACCAGGGCGGCAACAACGCCGGCCACACGGTCGTCGTAGGCGACCAGAAATACGCACTGCACCTGCTCCCTTCCGGAATCCTCTCCCCGGGGTGCACCCCGGTCATCGGAAACGGCGTCGTCGTGGACCCGGCGGTCCTGCTCTCCGAGCTGAGCGGACTCAACGAGCGCGGCGTCGACACCTCGAAGCTCCTGATCAGCGGCAACGCCCACCTGATCACGCCGTACAACGTCACCCTCGACAAGGTGACGGAACGGTTCCTTGGCAAGCGCAAGATCGGCACCACCGGCCGCGGCATCGGCCCGACCTACGCCGACAAGATCAACCGCGTCGGCATCCGGGTGCAGGACCTCTACGACGAGTCGATCCTCACCCAGAAGGTCGAGGCGGCGCTCGAGGGCAAGAACCAGCTCCTCGCCAAGCTCTACAACCGGCGCGCGATCGACGCCGCGCAGATCGTCGAGGAGATGCTCCAGTACGCGGAGCAGATCAAGCCGTTCGTCGCCGACACCACCCTGATCCTCAACAACGCGCTGGACGAGGACAAGGTCGTGCTCTTCGAGGGCGGCCAGGGCACCCTGCTCGACGTCGACCACGGCACGTACCCCTTCGTCACCTCCTCGAACCCGACCGCCGGCGGTGCCTGCACCGGCACCGGCGTGGGCCCGACGAAGATCAGCCGGGTCATCGGCATCCTCAAGGCGTACACCACGCGCGTCGGCGCCGGTCCGTTCCCGACCGAGCTGTTCGACCAGGACGGCGAGGACCTGCGCCGCATCGGCGGCGAGCGCGGTGTCACCACCGGCCGCGACCGCCGCTGCGGCTGGTTCGACGCGGTCATCGCCCGCTACGCGACCCGCGTCAACGGCCTGACCGACTTCTTCCTCACCAAGCTCGACGTGCTGACCGGCTGGGAGCAGATCCCGGTCTGCGTCGCGTACGAGATCGACGGCAAGCGCGTCGAGGAGCTGCCGTACTCGCAGACCGACTTCCACCACGCGAAGCCGATCTACGAGATGCTGCCGGGCTGGTCCGAGGACATCACCAAGGCGAAGACCTTCGGTGACCTGCCGAAGAACGCCCAGGCGTACGTGAAGGCCCTGGAGGAGATGTCCGGCGCCCCGATCTCCGCGATCGGCGTGGGCCCGGGCCGTACCGAGACGATCGAGATCAACTCGTTCCTCTGA
- a CDS encoding DUF397 domain-containing protein, with the protein MDIQWRKSSFSEDSDGNCLELATHGGDILVRESDDPEVIVRTSPEKLRAFLAGVKAGEFDDLV; encoded by the coding sequence GTGGACATTCAGTGGCGCAAGTCCTCGTTCTCGGAGGACTCCGACGGGAACTGCCTGGAACTTGCCACACACGGTGGCGACATCCTCGTGCGGGAGAGTGACGACCCCGAGGTGATCGTCAGGACGTCGCCGGAGAAGCTGCGTGCGTTCCTGGCCGGGGTGAAGGCGGGCGAGTTCGACGACCTCGTGTGA
- a CDS encoding cytochrome P450 yields the protein MDAVDAPDAPDAPDAPFDPWSPEFVADPYPAYARLRATGRAHWFAPTRQWLIPHHEDVSALLRDRRLGRTYTHRFTHEEFGREAPPAAHEPFHTLNDHGLLDLEAADHARIRRLVSKAFTPRTVEDLAPAVRRLAAGLVGELVAAGGGDLLAVVAAPLPVAVIAEMLGIPEDEEERGRLRPWSADICGMFELNPSEETARRAVRAAVEFSDYLRELIARRRKEPGADLISALIGVAELTEQEMISTCVLLLNAGHEATVNTTVNGWWRLLKEGVRPDAAHPEKLSTAVEEILRYDTPLQMFERWVLDDIEIDGQVIPRGSEVALLFGSANRDPARFGPTAGRLDLTRADNPHVSFGAGIHYCLGAPLARLELTAVFGELLRRAPGMRLAAEPVWKPGYVIRGFESLMVEV from the coding sequence ATGGACGCTGTCGACGCCCCTGACGCCCCTGACGCCCCTGACGCCCCCTTCGACCCCTGGTCCCCGGAGTTCGTGGCGGACCCCTATCCCGCCTACGCGCGCCTGCGCGCCACCGGCCGCGCCCACTGGTTCGCCCCCACCCGCCAGTGGCTGATCCCGCACCACGAGGACGTGTCGGCGCTGCTCCGGGACCGGCGCCTGGGCCGTACGTACACGCACCGCTTCACCCACGAGGAGTTCGGGCGCGAGGCCCCGCCGGCCGCCCACGAGCCGTTCCACACCCTCAACGACCACGGGCTGCTCGATCTGGAGGCGGCCGACCACGCCCGGATCCGGCGCCTGGTGTCGAAGGCGTTCACGCCCCGGACGGTGGAGGACCTGGCGCCGGCCGTACGACGCCTCGCTGCCGGTCTGGTGGGCGAGCTGGTCGCGGCGGGCGGCGGCGACCTGCTCGCGGTGGTGGCCGCGCCGCTGCCGGTGGCGGTGATCGCCGAGATGCTGGGGATCCCCGAGGACGAGGAGGAGCGCGGGCGGCTGCGGCCCTGGTCGGCGGACATCTGCGGGATGTTCGAGCTGAACCCGTCGGAGGAGACGGCTCGCCGCGCGGTCCGTGCGGCGGTCGAATTCTCCGACTACCTCAGGGAGTTGATCGCCCGGCGTCGCAAGGAGCCCGGCGCCGACCTGATCTCGGCGCTGATCGGCGTGGCGGAGCTGACGGAGCAGGAGATGATCTCCACCTGTGTGCTGCTCCTGAACGCCGGCCACGAAGCCACCGTGAACACCACGGTCAACGGCTGGTGGCGGCTGCTGAAGGAGGGCGTCCGCCCGGACGCCGCGCATCCCGAGAAGTTGTCCACAGCTGTGGAAGAAATTCTGCGCTACGACACCCCGCTCCAGATGTTCGAGCGCTGGGTCCTGGACGACATCGAGATCGACGGCCAGGTCATCCCGCGCGGTTCCGAGGTCGCCCTGCTCTTCGGCTCCGCCAACCGCGACCCCGCCCGCTTCGGCCCGACCGCCGGCCGGCTGGACCTCACCCGCGCCGACAACCCCCACGTCTCCTTCGGCGCCGGCATCCACTACTGCCTCGGCGCCCCGCTCGCCCGCCTTGAACTGACGGCCGTATTCGGCGAGTTGCTGCGCCGGGCGCCGGGGATGCGGCTCGCGGCCGAGCCGGTGTGGAAGCCGGGCTACGTCATCAGGGGCTTCGAGTCGCTGATGGTGGAGGTGTGA
- a CDS encoding ABC transporter ATP-binding protein — protein MTKAISIAGLHKTFGRTHALDGLDLAVETGEVHGFLGPNGAGKSTTIRILLGLLRADSGTAMLLGRDPWADAVELHRRLAYVPGDVTLWRNLSGGEVIDLYGRLRQGGGAKRVGQGGGGRRADGLDRRRRDELIERFELDPTKKGRTYSKGNRQKVALVAAFAADVDLLVLDEPTSGLDPLMEEVFQNCVNEARERGTTVLLSSHILSEVETLCDRVSIIRKGRTVESGTLSELRHLTRTSVTAELAGPPNGLARLPGVHDLDVQGNRVRLQVDTHQLDAVLRSLTASGVRSLTSTPPTLEELFLRHYAEEAAAS, from the coding sequence ATGACGAAGGCAATCAGCATCGCCGGGCTGCACAAGACGTTCGGCCGCACGCACGCGCTGGACGGCCTCGACCTCGCGGTGGAGACCGGCGAGGTCCACGGCTTCCTGGGGCCCAACGGCGCCGGGAAGTCCACCACCATCCGGATCCTCCTCGGGCTCCTGCGGGCCGACTCCGGCACCGCGATGCTGCTCGGCCGGGACCCCTGGGCCGACGCCGTCGAGCTGCACCGGCGGCTCGCGTACGTCCCCGGCGACGTCACCCTGTGGCGCAACCTCTCCGGCGGCGAGGTCATCGACCTCTACGGGCGCCTCCGTCAAGGCGGCGGCGCGAAGCGCGTCGGGCAGGGGGGTGGCGGGCGACGGGCGGACGGCCTCGACCGGCGGCGGCGCGACGAGCTGATCGAGCGCTTCGAGCTCGACCCCACCAAGAAGGGCCGGACCTACTCCAAGGGCAACCGGCAGAAGGTGGCGCTCGTCGCCGCGTTCGCCGCCGACGTCGACCTGCTGGTCCTCGACGAACCCACCAGCGGCCTCGACCCGCTGATGGAGGAGGTCTTCCAGAACTGCGTCAACGAGGCCAGGGAACGCGGCACGACCGTCCTGCTGTCCAGCCACATCCTCAGCGAGGTCGAGACCCTCTGCGACCGCGTCAGCATCATCCGCAAGGGCCGCACGGTCGAGTCCGGCACCCTCTCCGAGCTGCGCCACCTCACCCGTACCAGCGTCACCGCCGAACTCGCGGGGCCCCCGAACGGCCTCGCCCGCCTCCCCGGTGTCCACGACCTGGACGTGCAGGGCAACCGCGTGCGGCTCCAGGTCGACACCCACCAGCTCGACGCCGTGCTCAGGTCGCTCACCGCGTCGGGCGTGCGGAGCCTCACCTCCACCCCGCCCACCCTGGAGGAGCTCTTCCTCCGGCACTACGCGGAAGAGGCGGCCGCGTCATGA
- a CDS encoding oxidoreductase translates to MSKVWLITGANSGFGRAFTEAAVAAGDVVVAAARRAGTLDELVAAHPDQVEAVTLDVTDHAAVERVVGQVAERHGRIDVLVNNAGRTHVGSVEETGDAELRSLFDVHVFGPAALTRAVLPHMRARRSGAIVQLSSVGGQMSMAGFGAYSATKFALEGMSEALAAEVGPLGIRVLIVEPGAFRTSLFGNHSLSEGTLDDYAETVGATRAYVETGGGTQAGDPAKAAAAVLAALDADEPPLRLALGEDAIDTIHTHLDQVRADLTAWDKVGRDTKLDQ, encoded by the coding sequence ATGAGCAAGGTCTGGCTGATCACCGGTGCCAACAGCGGCTTCGGACGCGCCTTCACCGAGGCGGCCGTCGCCGCCGGCGACGTCGTGGTCGCCGCCGCCCGCCGCGCGGGCACCCTGGACGAGCTGGTCGCCGCCCACCCCGACCAGGTCGAGGCCGTCACCCTGGACGTCACCGACCACGCCGCCGTCGAGCGGGTGGTCGGCCAGGTCGCCGAGCGGCACGGACGCATCGACGTCCTCGTCAACAACGCGGGCCGCACCCACGTCGGGTCGGTGGAGGAGACCGGCGACGCCGAGCTGCGCTCGCTGTTCGACGTACACGTCTTCGGTCCGGCCGCCCTGACCCGGGCCGTGCTGCCCCACATGCGGGCCCGCCGCTCCGGCGCGATCGTCCAGCTCAGCAGCGTCGGCGGCCAGATGTCGATGGCCGGCTTCGGCGCGTACAGCGCGACGAAGTTCGCCCTGGAGGGCATGTCGGAGGCGCTGGCCGCCGAGGTCGGTCCGCTCGGCATCCGGGTGCTGATCGTGGAGCCGGGCGCCTTCCGCACCAGCCTCTTCGGCAACCACAGCCTGAGCGAGGGCACCCTCGACGACTACGCGGAGACCGTCGGCGCCACCCGCGCCTACGTCGAGACCGGTGGCGGCACCCAGGCCGGCGACCCGGCGAAGGCGGCCGCCGCCGTCCTGGCCGCCCTCGACGCCGACGAGCCGCCGCTGCGCCTCGCCCTCGGCGAGGACGCCATCGACACGATCCACACCCACCTGGACCAGGTGCGGGCGGACCTGACCGCCTGGGACAAGGTGGGGCGGGACACGAAGCTCGACCAGTAG
- a CDS encoding Scr1 family TA system antitoxin-like transcriptional regulator, whose protein sequence is MGAELRKMREQVGLSLTEAAEMHRVDKTTMSNTESARFGVSPDRVRVWAANYSCPDAAYIDALADMARERGSNWWDEYRGVLTAGVLDLAELEHHAVAFRSVQLTHMPGLLQHEDYARAVFAEAVPSLSSEDLERKVAFRLRRSCVLDRPDPPACTFIIHEAALRMRFGGDAVTKVQLDHLLRQSERAHVTIRVMPFAGGGFPSAGSSTLYVYGPVGQLDTVQSDTPLGSRFLHAETHLANYRVVLDRMEERSLGPDRSRDFIREIAQQL, encoded by the coding sequence CTGGGCGCGGAGTTGCGCAAGATGCGGGAGCAGGTGGGGCTGTCGCTCACCGAGGCCGCCGAGATGCACCGCGTGGACAAGACCACGATGAGCAACACCGAGTCCGCCCGTTTCGGTGTCAGCCCCGACAGGGTGCGCGTATGGGCTGCGAACTACTCGTGCCCGGACGCCGCGTACATCGATGCCCTCGCGGACATGGCCAGGGAACGCGGCTCGAACTGGTGGGACGAATACCGGGGCGTCCTCACCGCAGGCGTCCTCGATCTCGCCGAGTTGGAGCACCACGCGGTGGCCTTCCGCTCCGTGCAGCTCACGCACATGCCGGGCCTTCTGCAGCATGAGGACTACGCACGCGCCGTCTTCGCGGAAGCCGTGCCGTCGCTGTCGTCGGAGGATCTCGAACGCAAGGTCGCCTTCCGCCTCCGGCGCAGCTGCGTTCTCGACCGCCCAGACCCGCCCGCCTGCACGTTCATCATCCATGAGGCCGCATTGCGCATGCGGTTCGGCGGTGATGCGGTGACCAAGGTGCAACTGGACCACCTGCTGCGGCAGTCGGAGCGGGCCCACGTCACGATTCGCGTCATGCCGTTTGCCGGCGGAGGGTTCCCGAGCGCGGGCAGCTCAACCCTCTACGTCTACGGGCCGGTCGGGCAGCTGGACACGGTGCAGTCGGACACCCCGCTGGGGTCCAGGTTCCTTCACGCCGAGACGCATCTGGCCAACTACCGCGTGGTCCTCGACCGCATGGAGGAGCGATCCCTCGGCCCGGACCGCTCGCGGGACTTCATCCGCGAGATAGCTCAGCAACTCTGA